From a region of the Deinococcus aestuarii genome:
- a CDS encoding carbohydrate ABC transporter permease: MLKEAVSRQPSVVSPTLSQIKARKRRKDLLWNTLSYTVLVVIGLILLYPFYWTLITSLETTGSIYEAKLLPKGVSLRNYVEVFQGTTVPFWRLIVNSLIICTLGVTLTVTLASLAAYPLAKMRFPGRDLIFYAILVLMVLPNEAGLIVNYITTIKLGLLQQTNPVLDAARQYAAVVLPGVASIVGLFLLRQAYLGVPIELIEAARIDGAKELTIWRRIMLPLALPTIVAFSILEFVAYWNSFLWARIMLPDKNLMPLSAGLLELSGTFSTNSRAVMAGAVITVLPILVIFAFGQRYFMKGIEGAVKG, from the coding sequence ATGCTTAAGGAAGCGGTCAGCCGTCAGCCCTCAGTCGTCAGCCCGACGCTGAGCCAGATCAAGGCGCGCAAGCGGCGCAAGGACCTCCTCTGGAACACCCTCTCCTACACGGTGCTCGTGGTCATCGGGTTGATCCTGCTCTATCCCTTTTACTGGACGCTGATCACCAGCCTGGAGACGACGGGGAGCATCTACGAGGCCAAGCTGCTGCCCAAGGGCGTGAGCCTGCGCAACTACGTCGAGGTCTTCCAGGGGACGACGGTGCCGTTCTGGCGCTTGATCGTCAACAGCCTGATCATCTGCACGCTGGGCGTCACGTTGACGGTCACGCTGGCCTCGCTCGCCGCGTACCCGCTCGCCAAGATGCGCTTTCCGGGGCGGGACCTGATCTTCTACGCGATCCTGGTATTGATGGTGCTGCCCAACGAGGCGGGCCTCATCGTCAACTACATCACGACGATCAAGCTGGGGCTCCTTCAGCAGACGAACCCGGTGCTGGACGCGGCGCGGCAGTACGCGGCGGTGGTGCTGCCGGGGGTGGCGAGCATCGTGGGGCTCTTCCTGCTGCGGCAGGCGTATCTCGGCGTGCCCATCGAACTTATCGAGGCCGCGCGGATCGACGGCGCGAAGGAGCTGACGATCTGGCGGCGGATCATGCTGCCGCTCGCGCTGCCGACCATCGTGGCCTTCTCGATCCTGGAGTTCGTCGCGTACTGGAACTCGTTCCTGTGGGCGCGGATCATGCTGCCCGACAAGAACCTGATGCCGCTGTCGGCGGGGCTCCTCGAACTCTCGGGCACCTTCAGCACGAACTCGCGCGCCGTGATGGCGGGGGCGGTGATCACCGTCCTCCCCATCCTGGTGATCTTCGCCTTCGGGCAGCGGTACTTCATGAAGGGGATCGAGGGGGCGGTGAAGGGGTGA
- a CDS encoding cation:proton antiporter yields MSLGQLFLEIGAVILALAFVGRAAGRLGITPIPLYLLAGIALGAVLHLGDGPEEFIHVGAEIGAVLLLFTLGLEYTSQELRDNLRANRQVGLLDLALNFTPGAVAGLLLGFPPLGAVLLGGVTYLTSSGIASKVLSDLGRLGNRETPVVLAVCVLEDVAMAVYLPVVAALLIGGTVAAVGVNLVVALDAFVLAFFLALRYGHVLSRVVNVRNNETLLLSVFGLVLVVAGVADLLRVSAAIGAFLVGIALSGEVADRTRGLIEPLRDLFAAVFFVFFGLQLDLGSVPGVLLPAAGLAVVTSVTKFVTGWWGAARAGVQTRGRFRAGATLIPRGEFSILIAGLGLSLVPTLGPLAAVYVLLTAIIGPLLARFDGQLAPLLDRRLREARTG; encoded by the coding sequence CTGTCCCTCGGTCAACTGTTCCTGGAAATCGGCGCGGTCATCCTCGCCCTCGCCTTTGTGGGCCGGGCCGCCGGGCGGCTGGGGATCACGCCCATTCCGCTCTACCTCCTCGCGGGAATCGCGCTCGGGGCCGTGCTGCATCTGGGAGACGGCCCCGAGGAATTCATCCATGTCGGGGCGGAAATCGGCGCGGTGCTGCTGCTCTTCACCCTGGGGCTGGAGTACACCAGCCAGGAGCTGCGCGACAACCTGCGGGCGAACCGTCAGGTGGGGCTGCTCGACCTCGCGCTGAACTTCACGCCGGGCGCCGTGGCGGGGCTGCTGCTGGGCTTTCCACCGCTCGGCGCCGTATTGCTGGGAGGCGTCACCTATCTCACCTCCAGCGGCATCGCCAGCAAGGTGTTGTCGGACCTGGGACGCCTGGGCAACCGCGAGACGCCCGTCGTGCTCGCCGTGTGCGTGCTGGAGGACGTGGCGATGGCCGTCTACCTGCCCGTCGTCGCCGCGCTCCTGATCGGCGGGACGGTGGCGGCGGTCGGGGTCAATCTGGTCGTGGCTCTGGACGCCTTCGTGCTGGCGTTTTTTCTGGCGCTGCGCTACGGGCACGTCCTGAGCCGGGTGGTGAACGTGCGGAACAACGAGACGCTGCTCCTGAGCGTGTTCGGGCTGGTGCTCGTGGTGGCGGGGGTGGCCGACCTGCTGCGGGTGTCGGCGGCCATCGGCGCCTTTCTCGTCGGAATCGCCCTCTCCGGCGAGGTCGCCGACCGCACCCGCGGGCTGATCGAGCCGCTGCGCGACCTCTTCGCCGCCGTATTTTTCGTCTTCTTCGGGCTGCAACTCGACCTGGGGAGCGTGCCGGGGGTCTTGCTGCCCGCCGCGGGGCTGGCGGTGGTCACGAGCGTCACCAAGTTCGTGACCGGGTGGTGGGGGGCCGCCCGCGCCGGGGTGCAGACGCGGGGCCGCTTCCGCGCCGGGGCCACCCTGATCCCGCGCGGCGAGTTCAGCATCCTGATCGCCGGGCTGGGCCTGAGCCTCGTGCCCACGCTGGGACCGCTCGCCGCCGTGTACGTGCTGCTCACGGCCATCATTGGGCCGCTCCTCGCCCGTTTCGACGGTCAATTGGCGCCGCTGCTGGACAGGCGGTTGCGGGAGGCGCGGACGGGGTAG
- a CDS encoding homoaconitate hydratase (catalyzes the formation of homoisocitrate from cis-homoaconitate) has product MPRIWKFGPAVNTDDILPGKFAPFMAGEDLFQTFAFHYIRPEFASQVRPGDVLIGGRNWGLGSSREYAPQALKKLQVGGIIAPSFARIHYRNLLNLGIPAFEADLTGVLEDGDEVTLDVASGMLTRDTETFQLPPPPAFLTEALREGSILAFFKKYGRFPGEPEPGPPAE; this is encoded by the coding sequence ATGCCTCGCATCTGGAAATTCGGCCCCGCCGTCAACACCGACGACATCCTGCCCGGCAAGTTCGCCCCCTTCATGGCGGGTGAGGACCTGTTTCAGACCTTCGCCTTCCACTACATCCGCCCGGAGTTCGCCTCGCAGGTGCGGCCCGGCGACGTGCTGATCGGCGGGCGGAACTGGGGCCTGGGCTCCAGCCGCGAGTACGCCCCGCAGGCCCTCAAGAAGCTACAGGTGGGCGGCATCATCGCGCCCTCCTTCGCCCGCATCCACTACCGCAATCTGCTGAACCTGGGCATCCCCGCCTTCGAGGCCGACCTGACGGGTGTGCTCGAAGACGGCGACGAGGTGACGCTGGACGTGGCCTCTGGGATGCTCACGCGCGACACCGAGACCTTCCAGCTTCCGCCGCCCCCCGCCTTCCTGACCGAGGCGCTGCGGGAGGGGAGCATCCTCGCCTTTTTCAAGAAGTACGGGCGTTTTCCCGGCGAGCCCGAGCCCGGCCCACCCGCCGAGTAA
- the icd gene encoding NADP-dependent isocitrate dehydrogenase, translated as MTNTQQHVKVPTQGEKITMQGETLQVPNHPIVPFVEGDGTGPDIWRASVRVLDAAVERAYGGEKKIEWLEVYAGEKSVQVYGEGEWLPQETVDAFGEYLVGIKGPLTTPVGGGIRSINVALRQELDLYACVRPVQYFEGVPSPLKRPGDVNMVIFRENTEDIYAGIEYRAGTPEAAKVRDFLINEMGVNKIRFPETSAFGVKPVSKEGTERLVRAAIQYAVDNGRKNVSLVHKGNIMKFTEGGFRDWGYELAKREFGAVEIDGGPWCQLPNGIVIKDVIADNFLQQILLRPTEYDVIATLNLNGDYISDALAAEVGGIGIAPGANINYVTGHAVFEATHGTAPKYAGKDVINPSSVILSGEMMLRYMGWTEAADLILKGLDQTIQQKVVTYDFARNMEGATEVKTSQFADKIIENMRNA; from the coding sequence ATGACGAACACCCAGCAGCACGTCAAGGTGCCCACCCAGGGCGAGAAGATCACGATGCAGGGCGAGACGCTCCAGGTACCCAACCACCCTATCGTCCCCTTCGTGGAGGGCGACGGCACCGGGCCCGACATCTGGCGCGCGTCCGTGCGGGTGCTCGACGCGGCGGTGGAGCGCGCCTACGGCGGCGAGAAAAAGATCGAGTGGCTGGAGGTCTACGCGGGCGAGAAGAGCGTGCAGGTCTACGGCGAGGGCGAGTGGCTCCCGCAGGAGACCGTGGACGCCTTCGGCGAGTACCTCGTCGGCATCAAGGGCCCCCTCACCACGCCCGTCGGCGGCGGCATCCGCTCGATCAACGTGGCGCTGCGCCAGGAACTCGACCTCTACGCCTGCGTGCGCCCGGTGCAGTACTTCGAGGGCGTGCCCAGCCCCCTCAAGCGGCCAGGTGACGTGAACATGGTGATCTTCCGCGAGAACACGGAGGACATCTACGCGGGAATCGAGTACCGCGCCGGGACCCCCGAGGCGGCCAAGGTCCGTGACTTCCTGATCAACGAGATGGGGGTCAACAAGATCCGCTTCCCCGAGACCTCCGCGTTCGGGGTCAAGCCCGTCTCGAAAGAAGGCACCGAGCGCCTCGTGCGCGCCGCCATCCAGTACGCCGTGGACAACGGGCGCAAGAACGTGTCCCTGGTCCACAAGGGCAACATCATGAAGTTCACGGAGGGCGGCTTCCGCGACTGGGGCTATGAGCTTGCCAAGCGCGAATTCGGTGCGGTCGAGATCGACGGCGGCCCGTGGTGCCAGCTTCCGAACGGCATCGTCATCAAGGACGTGATCGCCGACAACTTCCTCCAGCAGATTCTCCTGCGCCCCACCGAGTACGACGTGATCGCCACCCTGAACCTCAACGGCGACTACATCTCCGACGCCCTCGCCGCCGAGGTGGGCGGCATCGGCATCGCGCCCGGCGCCAACATCAATTACGTGACGGGCCACGCCGTCTTCGAGGCGACCCACGGCACGGCGCCCAAGTACGCGGGCAAGGACGTGATCAACCCCTCCTCGGTAATCCTCTCCGGCGAGATGATGCTGCGTTACATGGGCTGGACCGAGGCCGCCGACCTGATTCTGAAGGGCCTCGACCAGACCATCCAGCAGAAGGTCGTCACCTACGACTTCGCCCGCAACATGGAGGGCGCGACCGAGGTGAAGACCAGCCAGTTCGCGGACAAGATCATCGAGAACATGCGGAACGCCTGA
- the lysW gene encoding lysine biosynthesis protein LysW: MPTIQFENPETGATIELTDPELGELVIDDETGVEYEVVSLDPPRLEQAPQEAEDWGE, from the coding sequence ATGCCCACCATTCAATTTGAAAACCCGGAGACGGGTGCGACCATCGAACTCACCGATCCCGAACTCGGCGAACTCGTCATCGACGACGAGACGGGCGTGGAGTACGAGGTCGTGTCCCTCGACCCGCCGCGTCTGGAACAGGCCCCGCAGGAAGCGGAGGACTGGGGGGAGTAA
- a CDS encoding cation:proton antiporter regulatory subunit: protein MVKLEETQLPGVGVRHDFDGRFGKRVGVITHRDGRREIFVARRDDPDACAQSIVLSDEEAEAVADLLGGSTITRHMNTLTQDIEGLAMDWVPLAEGTPFAGHPLGDTQMRTRTGTSIVAVMRGGQAIPAPGPEFGLEAGDTVVVVGTPGGVVRAARLLGGEG, encoded by the coding sequence ATGGTCAAGCTGGAGGAAACGCAACTGCCCGGCGTGGGCGTGCGGCACGATTTCGACGGACGCTTCGGCAAGCGGGTGGGGGTGATCACGCACCGGGACGGGCGGCGCGAGATTTTCGTGGCCCGGCGGGACGACCCGGACGCCTGCGCGCAGAGCATCGTCCTGAGCGACGAGGAGGCCGAGGCGGTCGCCGACCTGCTGGGCGGCAGCACGATCACCCGGCACATGAACACCCTGACCCAGGACATCGAGGGATTGGCGATGGACTGGGTGCCTCTCGCCGAGGGAACCCCCTTCGCCGGGCATCCGCTGGGCGACACGCAGATGCGGACCCGCACGGGCACGAGCATCGTGGCGGTGATGCGAGGCGGGCAGGCCATCCCCGCGCCCGGCCCCGAGTTCGGGCTGGAGGCGGGCGACACCGTGGTCGTGGTCGGCACGCCGGGCGGAGTGGTTCGCGCGGCCCGGCTGCTGGGCGGCGAGGGCTGA
- a CDS encoding zinc-ribbon domain-containing protein, translating into MATLEIDCPVCAEVLELTDEDRADLAVGDVIVCDSCNAEMEVTRNAGGEDFELELLGILTVCPNCGEEFDVTDEMLAAAPTVQGADGVEVSVVTCPHCRARIELEFEDDEEGDGSRAG; encoded by the coding sequence ATGGCAACCCTGGAAATCGACTGCCCCGTGTGCGCGGAGGTCCTCGAACTCACCGACGAGGACCGTGCCGACCTGGCCGTCGGCGACGTGATCGTGTGCGACTCGTGCAACGCCGAGATGGAGGTCACCCGCAACGCCGGGGGAGAGGACTTCGAACTCGAACTCCTCGGCATCCTCACCGTCTGCCCGAACTGCGGCGAGGAGTTCGACGTGACCGACGAGATGCTCGCCGCCGCCCCCACCGTGCAGGGCGCGGACGGCGTGGAGGTGAGCGTCGTCACCTGCCCCCACTGCCGCGCCCGCATCGAACTGGAGTTCGAGGACGACGAGGAGGGGGACGGCTCCCGCGCGGGCTAG
- a CDS encoding 3-isopropylmalate dehydratase large subunit has protein sequence MNVPSPRPQTMVEKILSRRGDRTVYAGDLAVVEVDQVMVVDSIAQSFIQRMEQDLAARPKYPERVSIVIDHVAPASTVSVAQAQKEAREYAAVTGVRLFDVGRGICHQVLMEERLAQPGWIVLGSDSHSTTYGAVAAFGTGMGATDIALAAASGKTWLKVPESVKVTFVGELRPGVTAKDAALEMIRVLGADGATYQSVEIHAGDRFTRGERMTLANLCVEAGAKAGLVVPGGEILTGYDYDIPDWVYPDPGATYVQDVTIDLAALRPRMSAPSEVDNVHDVSELRGLKVDQVFIGTCTNGRLEDLHAAAEVLRGQRVDPSTRLLVIPASSEVMEAAMGDGTLLTLMQAGAVLGTPGCGPCMGRHQGVLAPGEVCVSTSNRNFIGRMGDKDAKIYLASPAVAAATAVMGRIALPEDVEMVLSA, from the coding sequence ATGAACGTTCCCTCCCCCCGCCCCCAGACGATGGTGGAAAAAATCCTCTCGCGGCGCGGCGACCGAACGGTCTACGCCGGGGACCTCGCCGTCGTGGAGGTCGATCAGGTTATGGTCGTGGACTCCATCGCGCAGAGCTTCATTCAGAGGATGGAGCAGGACCTCGCCGCCCGCCCCAAGTACCCCGAGCGCGTCTCTATCGTGATCGACCACGTGGCCCCCGCCTCCACCGTCAGCGTCGCGCAGGCACAGAAGGAGGCGCGCGAGTACGCCGCCGTCACGGGCGTGCGCCTCTTTGACGTGGGGCGCGGCATCTGCCACCAGGTGCTGATGGAGGAACGCCTCGCGCAACCCGGCTGGATCGTCCTGGGTTCGGACAGCCACTCGACCACCTACGGGGCCGTCGCCGCCTTCGGCACGGGGATGGGCGCGACCGATATCGCCCTCGCCGCCGCGAGCGGCAAGACGTGGCTGAAGGTGCCCGAGAGCGTCAAGGTCACCTTCGTGGGCGAGCTGCGACCCGGCGTGACCGCCAAGGACGCCGCCCTGGAGATGATTCGCGTCCTGGGGGCAGACGGCGCCACCTACCAGAGCGTCGAGATTCACGCCGGGGACCGCTTCACGCGCGGCGAGCGCATGACGCTGGCGAATCTGTGCGTCGAGGCCGGGGCCAAGGCGGGCCTCGTCGTGCCCGGCGGCGAGATTCTGACGGGCTACGACTACGACATTCCCGACTGGGTGTATCCCGACCCCGGCGCCACCTACGTTCAGGACGTGACCATCGACCTCGCCGCCCTGCGCCCCCGCATGAGCGCCCCTTCCGAGGTGGACAACGTTCACGACGTGTCGGAGCTGCGCGGCCTGAAGGTCGATCAGGTCTTCATCGGCACCTGCACGAACGGGCGGCTGGAGGACCTGCACGCCGCCGCCGAGGTCCTGAGGGGCCAGCGGGTCGACCCCTCCACCCGTCTCCTCGTCATTCCCGCCAGCAGCGAGGTGATGGAGGCGGCGATGGGGGACGGCACCCTCCTCACGCTGATGCAGGCGGGCGCGGTGCTGGGAACGCCGGGCTGTGGTCCCTGCATGGGCCGTCACCAGGGCGTGCTCGCCCCCGGTGAGGTCTGCGTCTCCACCTCCAACCGCAATTTCATCGGGCGGATGGGCGACAAGGACGCGAAAATCTACCTCGCCTCGCCCGCAGTGGCGGCGGCGACGGCGGTGATGGGACGGATTGCTTTGCCGGAGGATGTAGAAATGGTGCTAAGTGCATGA
- a CDS encoding B12-binding domain-containing radical SAM protein yields MSYWRNQIKPLLDVEKGTLFKQAPIRVTLAFPNRYSVGMASLGYQVIYRMFNQEEGVACERAFLPDDVDAFERTGQALPTVESGRDAGDCELFALSVSFELDLTNIIRTLDVAGMHPLRAERDDNDPIVMIGGPFTSSNPYPLTPFADIIVIGDGEQIVPVVSEALRESQTREDFYDLIDGMPGIFLPARHVHEPTWATAPKELLPAYSQIVTPNSELSNMFLVEAQRGCPRPCTFCLARTMYGPNRNNQAQELLDTIPDWVEKVGLVGAALSDFPHTKYVGRVLTDRGIKLGVSSIRADTVDAELAEILKAGGLRTFTVASDAPSERLRRWLKKGITTEDLTKTAQISRDLGFSGIKVYMMIGLGPENDDDITELIDFTKDLAKINRVALGISPFVPKRHTPHFADPFAGVQTIEKKLKRIQKELRTTAELRNVSAKWAWVESVIARGGPEVGMAAYSIYRSESIGAWKKALDEVGWHDEFEANTPAIGLPPGQYEPREVSAHAQGLAV; encoded by the coding sequence TTGAGTTACTGGCGCAACCAGATCAAACCGCTGCTGGACGTGGAGAAGGGGACCCTTTTCAAGCAGGCCCCGATCCGCGTCACGCTGGCGTTTCCCAACCGCTATTCCGTGGGGATGGCTTCTCTGGGCTATCAGGTCATCTACCGCATGTTCAATCAGGAAGAGGGCGTTGCCTGCGAGCGGGCCTTCCTCCCCGACGACGTGGACGCCTTCGAGCGCACGGGCCAGGCGCTGCCCACCGTGGAGAGCGGGCGCGATGCAGGCGACTGCGAACTCTTCGCCCTGAGCGTGTCCTTCGAGCTGGACCTCACCAACATCATCCGCACCCTGGACGTGGCGGGGATGCACCCGCTGCGCGCCGAGCGCGACGACAACGACCCCATCGTGATGATCGGGGGTCCCTTCACGTCCTCCAACCCCTACCCGCTGACCCCTTTTGCCGACATCATCGTGATCGGCGACGGCGAGCAGATCGTGCCCGTGGTGTCGGAGGCCCTGCGGGAGTCGCAGACGCGCGAGGACTTCTACGACCTGATCGACGGGATGCCCGGCATCTTCCTCCCCGCCCGGCACGTCCACGAGCCGACGTGGGCGACGGCGCCCAAGGAACTGCTGCCCGCCTACAGCCAGATCGTCACGCCGAACTCGGAACTCAGCAACATGTTCCTGGTGGAGGCGCAGCGCGGCTGCCCGCGCCCCTGCACCTTCTGCCTCGCGCGGACGATGTACGGCCCCAACCGCAACAACCAGGCGCAGGAACTCCTCGACACCATCCCCGACTGGGTGGAGAAGGTCGGGCTGGTGGGCGCGGCCCTCTCCGACTTCCCGCACACGAAGTACGTGGGGCGGGTGCTCACCGACCGCGGCATCAAGCTGGGCGTCTCCAGCATCCGCGCCGATACCGTGGACGCCGAACTCGCCGAAATTCTGAAGGCGGGCGGCCTGCGGACCTTCACCGTGGCGAGCGACGCGCCGAGCGAGCGTCTGCGCCGCTGGCTGAAGAAGGGCATCACGACCGAGGACCTGACCAAGACCGCGCAGATCAGCCGCGACCTGGGTTTCTCGGGCATCAAGGTCTACATGATGATCGGCCTGGGCCCGGAGAACGACGACGACATCACCGAGCTGATCGACTTCACGAAGGACCTCGCCAAGATCAACCGGGTCGCGCTGGGTATCTCGCCCTTCGTGCCCAAGCGCCACACGCCGCACTTCGCCGACCCCTTCGCGGGGGTGCAGACCATCGAGAAGAAGCTCAAGCGCATCCAGAAGGAGCTGCGGACGACCGCCGAACTGCGCAACGTCTCCGCCAAGTGGGCCTGGGTCGAGTCGGTGATCGCCCGCGGCGGCCCCGAGGTCGGCATGGCCGCCTACTCGATCTACAGGAGCGAGAGCATCGGCGCGTGGAAAAAGGCGCTTGACGAGGTGGGCTGGCACGACGAGTTCGAGGCGAACACGCCCGCCATCGGCCTGCCGCCCGGGCAGTACGAGCCGCGCGAGGTGAGCGCGCACGCACAGGGACTGGCGGTGTAG
- a CDS encoding carbohydrate ABC transporter permease, which yields MTTTKGRESRRAQHVRGAQGARVTVRNTLVAYAFMLPFLILLVLYHTWPVFFGTYLAFTRYNIISPPEWVGLANFRTLAADSQFWAGLTNSLKYILVVPVIQLLSIAVAMLVNRPLRGIGLFRTAYYVPVVTSFAVVGLIWTWMYQQDGPVSAVLRFLGLEARGSLLNNPATALYAVMFVTLWKGIGYYMVLYLAGLQAIGRELEEAAVIDGATRWQVFVNVTLPGLRPTILVCSLLSTISAIKVFEEIYVMTQGGPAGSTYTALFFTYSRAFVDFQYGLAAAAGLIIAVISILFGFLNFKLTRGGKVDA from the coding sequence ATGACCACCACCAAGGGGCGGGAGTCGCGGCGGGCGCAGCATGTCCGGGGCGCGCAGGGAGCGCGCGTCACCGTGCGCAACACCCTGGTCGCCTACGCCTTCATGCTGCCCTTCCTGATCCTGCTCGTCCTGTATCACACCTGGCCGGTGTTCTTCGGCACGTACCTGGCCTTTACCAGGTACAACATCATCTCCCCGCCGGAATGGGTGGGGCTTGCGAACTTCCGCACCCTCGCCGCCGACTCGCAGTTCTGGGCGGGACTCACGAACAGCCTGAAATACATCCTCGTCGTGCCGGTCATCCAGCTCCTGAGCATCGCGGTCGCCATGCTCGTGAACCGGCCCCTGAGGGGCATCGGCTTGTTCCGCACGGCGTACTACGTCCCCGTCGTGACGAGTTTCGCGGTGGTGGGCCTGATCTGGACATGGATGTACCAGCAAGACGGCCCGGTGAGCGCCGTGCTGAGGTTCCTGGGCCTGGAGGCGCGCGGCAGCCTGCTCAACAACCCCGCCACGGCCCTCTACGCGGTGATGTTCGTCACGCTGTGGAAGGGCATCGGGTACTACATGGTGCTGTACCTGGCGGGCTTGCAGGCGATTGGCCGCGAGCTGGAGGAGGCCGCCGTGATCGACGGGGCGACCCGCTGGCAGGTCTTCGTGAACGTGACGCTGCCGGGGCTGAGGCCCACCATCCTGGTGTGCAGTCTTCTGAGCACCATCAGCGCGATCAAGGTTTTCGAGGAGATTTACGTGATGACCCAGGGCGGACCCGCCGGAAGTACGTACACGGCGCTCTTTTTCACCTACTCGCGGGCTTTCGTGGACTTCCAGTACGGGCTCGCCGCCGCCGCCGGGCTGATCATCGCGGTCATCAGCATCCTGTTCGGCTTTCTCAACTTCAAGCTGACGAGGGGGGGGAAGGTCGATGCTTAA
- the lysX gene encoding lysine biosynthesis protein LysX, with translation MADLAVIYDRIRPDEKMLFAALDDLGVPYDKVYAPQLKVTFDDAGRAGVPWRVALERCVSQSRGHGVTRALEGLGVRVVNPSHVIELCGDKLATNAALARAGLPTPRTGVAFDGEAALDLIETLGYPVVLKPTVGSWGRMVSRINDRDAAEAIIEHKEVLGGPQHGIFYVQELIAKPGRDIRAFVVGGECIGAIYRTSEHWITNTARGATASHCPVTPEIEGLALRAAAAVHGEIVAIDLVEDPGRGLLVIEINHTMEFKNSVTTTGVDIPRLMGEYALSLLG, from the coding sequence ATGGCCGACTTAGCCGTTATCTACGACCGCATCCGCCCCGACGAGAAGATGCTCTTCGCGGCGCTCGACGACCTCGGCGTGCCCTACGACAAGGTGTATGCGCCGCAGCTCAAGGTGACCTTCGACGACGCCGGGCGGGCCGGGGTCCCGTGGCGCGTTGCGCTGGAACGTTGCGTGAGCCAGTCGCGCGGGCACGGGGTCACGCGGGCGCTGGAGGGACTGGGCGTCCGGGTGGTGAACCCCTCCCACGTGATCGAGCTGTGCGGGGACAAGCTCGCCACGAACGCCGCGCTGGCCCGCGCCGGGCTGCCGACGCCGCGCACGGGGGTCGCCTTCGACGGGGAGGCGGCGCTGGACCTGATCGAGACCCTGGGCTACCCGGTCGTCCTCAAGCCCACCGTGGGCTCGTGGGGGCGGATGGTCAGCCGCATCAACGACCGCGACGCCGCCGAGGCGATCATCGAGCACAAGGAGGTGCTGGGCGGGCCCCAGCACGGCATCTTCTACGTGCAGGAGCTGATCGCCAAGCCGGGCCGCGACATCCGCGCCTTTGTCGTGGGCGGCGAGTGCATCGGCGCGATCTACCGCACCTCCGAGCACTGGATCACGAACACGGCGCGGGGGGCCACGGCGAGCCACTGCCCGGTCACGCCCGAGATCGAGGGGCTCGCCCTCCGGGCCGCCGCCGCCGTCCACGGCGAGATCGTCGCCATCGACCTCGTGGAGGACCCGGGACGGGGCCTGCTCGTCATCGAGATCAACCACACGATGGAATTCAAGAACTCGGTCACGACCACGGGCGTGGACATTCCGCGCCTGATGGGCGAGTACGCCCTCAGTTTGCTCGGGTAG
- a CDS encoding class I SAM-dependent methyltransferase, with protein MTAADRFLGRADAYAQGRPSYPASLGAWLAERGLLGDLVADVGAGTGLFTRLLLAHGARVVAVEPNPEMRGQLAAGLAGEIEAGRLTVQPGSSESTGLPDASVSLITAAQAAHWFTPAPTVEEFRRVLTPGGRVLLVWNDWRGEETAFNLAYRQVALRFQEEGTPDLATRVPEDELPLFLPGGFERVTFENPLTLTRERLHALAGSVSYLPSPSDAAYPGMTRALDAVFDAHERSGTVTLMYRTHAFLGGVDAPTP; from the coding sequence TTGACCGCCGCCGACCGTTTCCTGGGCCGCGCGGACGCCTACGCGCAGGGGCGACCCTCCTACCCGGCCTCGCTCGGCGCGTGGCTGGCGGAGCGGGGGTTGCTGGGTGACCTGGTTGCGGATGTGGGTGCGGGCACGGGCCTCTTCACCCGCCTGCTCCTCGCGCACGGTGCGCGGGTCGTCGCCGTCGAACCCAACCCGGAGATGCGCGGCCAACTGGCGGCGGGACTCGCCGGGGAGATCGAAGCGGGGCGCCTGACCGTGCAGCCGGGCTCCTCCGAGTCCACCGGACTGCCCGACGCTTCGGTATCGCTCATCACCGCCGCACAGGCGGCCCACTGGTTCACGCCCGCGCCGACGGTGGAGGAGTTTCGCCGCGTCCTCACTCCTGGCGGGCGTGTTCTGCTCGTCTGGAACGACTGGCGGGGCGAGGAGACCGCGTTCAACCTCGCCTACCGTCAAGTTGCCCTGCGTTTTCAGGAGGAGGGCACTCCCGACCTCGCCACCCGCGTTCCCGAGGACGAGCTTCCCTTGTTCCTCCCCGGCGGCTTCGAGCGCGTCACCTTCGAGAACCCCCTGACCCTCACCCGCGAGCGGCTCCACGCCCTCGCCGGGAGCGTGAGTTACCTGCCGTCGCCGAGTGACGCCGCGTACCCGGGGATGACGCGGGCCCTCGACGCCGTGTTTGACGCGCACGAGCGGAGCGGTACCGTCACACTGATGTACCGCACGCACGCCTTTCTGGGCGGGGTGGACGCGCCGACCCCGTGA